A genomic region of Miscanthus floridulus cultivar M001 chromosome 3, ASM1932011v1, whole genome shotgun sequence contains the following coding sequences:
- the LOC136543467 gene encoding probable 2' cyclic ADP-D-ribose synthase BdTIR: MSGSPAARLNASVEAAATTGNSASSSAEAQRVESSADEAKEVSGCVKTAPPCYDVFINHRGVDTRHTVARLLHDRLLQLSGGRVRTFLDSMSLRPGDRLVEGINQGMSQCKVAVAIFSERYLDSEFCLHELAALVEARKVIVPIFYGVKPSALVLPQAVVHTHEPRDVERFRVALREAKYTVGLAYDPATGDLAELVSAAANAVMQRIEQIESMR, translated from the exons ATGAGCGGTTCGCCGGCGGCGCGCCTCAACGCGTCAGTGGAGGCCGCAGCCACCACCGGGAACAGCGCCTCGTCGTCGGCGGAGGCGCAGCGGGTGGAGTCGTCTGCCGACGAGGCGAAGGAGGTGTCCGGCTGCGTGAAGACGGCGCCGCCGTGCTACGACGTGTTCATCAACCACCGCGGGGTGGACACCCGGCACACGGTGGCGCGCCTGCTGCACGACCGGCTGCTGCAGCTCAGCGGCGGCCGGGTCCGCACGTTCCTGGACAGCATGTCCTTGCGTCCGGGGGACAGGCTGGTGGAGGGCATCAACCAGGGCATGAGCCAGTGCAAGGTGGCCGTGGCCATCTTCTCCGAGCGCTACCTCGACTCCGAGTTCTGCCTGCACGAGCTCGCCGCGCTCGTGGAGGCGCGCAAGGTCATCGTCCCCATCTTCTACGGCGTCAAGCCCTCCGCGCTGGTCCTGCCGCAGGCCGTCGTCCACACTCACGAGCCCCGTGACGTCGAGCGCTTCAGGGTCGCGCTCCGCGAGGCCAAGTACACCGTTGGCCTCGCCTACGACCCAGCCACAGG TGATTTGGCCGAGCTGGTGTCAGCGGCAGCGAACGCGGTGATGCAGAGGATTGAACAAATTGAGAGCATGCGATGA